The genomic region GGCTCCGGAGATAGTCGCGAAGGACGAAAAACGCGAGTCCGATTCCAAGGAAAGAATTAGCACGCATTAATGTGTTAAAGCCTGGGGGCTTCCTTGACAGCTTTTTAGAGCCCTTGTTATAAAGCGGCTCTTAAGTGTCTGTAGGCCATTCAGCACTGGTTTTTGCTTTTACCAAAAAACTTAGAATCATACTCAATAGATATATAAGGGGACTTAGAGTGAACAAGTCGGAACTGATTGATGCTATCGCCGCATCCGCTGATATCCCGAAAGCTGCTGCTGGCCGTGCGCTGGACGCAGTAATCGAATCCGTCACTGGCGCTCTGAAGGCCGGCGACTCCGTGGTACTGGTAGGCTTCGGTACTTTCT from Pseudomonas synxantha harbors:
- a CDS encoding HU family DNA-binding protein, whose product is MNKSELIDAIAASADIPKAAAGRALDAVIESVTGALKAGDSVVLVGFGTFSVTDRPARTGRNPQTGKALQIAAAKKPGFKAGKALKEAVN